From Candidatus Effluviviaceae Genus I sp., a single genomic window includes:
- a CDS encoding ROK family transcriptional regulator, which translates to MERVRKGERRRDPNGPRPLADAVLRLIWRERRISRAAIAQRASLSRSTVSEVVSEILPTGLVAEVGLGKSRGGRRPVLLEFQDDACVILGVEMGASHVAAALTDLRANVLAWEVRQHPVRTDPEGTRALIAQLAEACLKNDAREGRPLVGVGVALPCPFDPAHPEQLSTIVLPAWKGRLGLEGLSERFGVRVMVDNDANLGALAEHWWGAGRGVDDFAYIKLATGIGSGHIIGGDIYRGATGVAGEIGHVAIDPGGMPCICGLRGCLVTMIGTPALLERAEELLKKRPGSALAGRRFDIRDLEEAALNGDQVALQVAQEAAGHLGIVVAGLLNLMNPSMVVVGGDLVGLGELLLVPLRETARSRTLVSSVKAAEIKASELGPRSVAIGAATLVLKAALEDSRLFPTVENHAAAPMRRQRR; encoded by the coding sequence CCGACGCCGTCCTGCGCCTCATCTGGCGCGAGCGGCGGATCTCGCGGGCGGCGATCGCTCAGCGGGCGTCCCTCTCGCGGTCAACCGTCTCGGAGGTCGTGAGCGAGATCTTGCCCACCGGGCTCGTGGCCGAGGTCGGTCTGGGCAAGTCGCGGGGCGGGCGACGCCCCGTGCTGCTCGAGTTCCAGGATGACGCCTGCGTCATCCTCGGCGTCGAGATGGGCGCTTCGCACGTCGCGGCCGCGCTGACCGACCTTCGTGCGAACGTGCTGGCCTGGGAGGTCCGCCAGCATCCGGTGCGCACCGACCCCGAGGGCACCCGCGCGCTCATCGCCCAGCTCGCGGAGGCGTGTCTCAAGAACGACGCGCGCGAGGGCCGACCGCTCGTCGGCGTCGGGGTGGCACTTCCGTGTCCGTTCGACCCGGCGCATCCGGAGCAGCTCTCGACGATCGTCCTTCCGGCGTGGAAGGGCCGCCTCGGGCTCGAAGGCCTGAGCGAGCGGTTCGGCGTCCGCGTCATGGTGGACAACGACGCGAACCTGGGCGCTCTGGCGGAGCACTGGTGGGGCGCCGGGAGAGGCGTTGACGACTTCGCGTACATCAAGCTCGCGACCGGCATCGGCTCGGGGCACATCATCGGCGGCGACATCTACCGGGGCGCGACCGGGGTCGCGGGCGAGATCGGTCACGTCGCGATCGACCCGGGCGGCATGCCGTGCATCTGCGGGCTCAGGGGCTGCCTCGTGACGATGATCGGCACGCCCGCGCTCCTGGAGCGTGCGGAGGAGCTGCTCAAGAAGCGCCCGGGCAGCGCCCTCGCGGGGCGCCGGTTCGACATCCGTGACCTCGAGGAGGCCGCGCTCAACGGGGACCAGGTCGCCCTCCAGGTCGCGCAGGAAGCCGCCGGCCATCTCGGCATCGTCGTCGCGGGACTGCTGAACCTCATGAACCCCTCGATGGTCGTGGTGGGTGGCGACCTGGTCGGTCTGGGTGAGCTGCTTCTCGTCCCGCTCAGGGAGACGGCCCGGAGCCGCACGCTCGTGAGTTCGGTGAAGGCCGCGGAGATCAAGGCAAGCGAGCTCGGACCCAGGTCGGTTGCGATCGGCGCCGCGACGCTCGTGCTCAAGGCGGCCCTCGAGGACTCGCGCCTCTTCCCGACGGTGGAGAACCACGCGGCCGCTCCGATGAGGAGACAGAGACGGTGA
- a CDS encoding glycoside hydrolase family 16 protein, translating into MRRILTAATVLALAVLGSAAQSGCHSPTGMDQLGLVWSDEFDGPAGQSPDSSRWTFDIGTDWGNDQLEYDTSRPVNVSLDGQGNLAITAREESYLGRDYTSGRINTRNGLTRTHGRFEARIKLPVGQGMWPAFWLLGDNIGSVGWPACGEIDIMEYRGQYPDVVTGALHGPGYSGGNSVGGSFRLSGAAFNDDYHVFAVDWDANSITWSVDDNAYMTLGPSDLPSGTSWVFNHDFFIILNLAVGGNYVGPPDATTTFPQTMLVDYVRVYGMIP; encoded by the coding sequence ATGAGACGGATCCTCACAGCGGCGACGGTGCTCGCGCTGGCGGTCCTGGGGTCGGCCGCGCAGTCCGGGTGCCACTCGCCCACCGGCATGGACCAACTCGGGCTCGTCTGGTCCGACGAGTTCGACGGACCGGCGGGCCAGTCGCCCGACTCCTCACGCTGGACCTTCGACATCGGCACGGACTGGGGCAACGACCAGCTGGAGTACGACACCAGCCGGCCGGTCAACGTCTCGCTCGACGGTCAAGGGAACCTGGCCATCACCGCGCGCGAGGAGAGCTACCTCGGGCGCGACTACACCTCCGGCCGGATCAACACGAGGAACGGACTCACGAGGACGCACGGCAGGTTCGAGGCGCGCATCAAGCTCCCGGTCGGGCAGGGGATGTGGCCGGCGTTCTGGCTGCTCGGCGACAACATCGGGTCGGTTGGCTGGCCCGCCTGCGGCGAGATCGACATCATGGAGTACCGGGGCCAGTACCCCGACGTCGTGACGGGCGCCCTCCACGGCCCGGGCTACTCCGGCGGCAACTCGGTGGGCGGCTCCTTCAGGCTCTCGGGCGCCGCGTTCAACGACGACTACCATGTGTTCGCGGTGGACTGGGATGCGAACTCGATCACCTGGTCCGTTGACGACAACGCCTACATGACGCTCGGTCCGTCCGACCTTCCCTCGGGCACGTCGTGGGTCTTCAACCACGACTTCTTCATCATCCTCAACCTCGCCGTGGGCGGAAACTACGTTGGACCGCCGGACGCGACGACGACCTTCCCCCAGACCATGCTCGTCGACTACGTGAGAGTCTACGGGATGATCCCATGA